ATTACTTCACTCAGTGCGTGGGCAACGTGACCGGCAGCGGTATTTCCGTCGATCATGACCATGTTCTTGTCAGCCATAGTTCCGTCCTTACAAAATATAAAATAAACTTACAATATTATAGTAATATACAGTACTAGCATACATCTATATGGAGATTTTTGCAAGCGGATTCAAAATGAAACGATGTTTTATTTTCTACAGCAATACTGCGGAGCCGTGCTTTGCGGCGCACGTTCAGTCCGCCCGGCCGATTTACACAACCGCCGATCTCTGGTATTACTATACGTATGAAAATAACGGATATGCTTTACAAACGCGCGCTTACGCTGCTTTTTATAACGTGCGCTCTGGCGCGCACGATTCCGGCTCAAACCGCCGCCGAAATCGAACCGACCGGCAGACCGTCGGTTGCGCTCGTTCTTGCCGGCGGAGGAGCAAAAGGATTCGCGCATATCCCCGTGCTGGAACTGCTTGAAGAACTCGATATTCCGATCGATATGGTAATCGGCAACAGTGCCGGCGCCATTATCGGCGGATTGTACTGCGCGGGCTATTCTCCGGCGGAGATTGCGAATGAACTGCTCGATTTGAACTGGGCGCAACTGTTTCAGGACGAACCGGTGTCGCCGTTTGAATCCCTGCTCGGCAACAGGAGCACGTTCGCCAGTCCGGTTTCGGTTCGGCTCGGAAAAAACTTTTCGTTCGATATGGGCGCCGGTCTTTCCACCGGGCAGAACGCGTACATGAGATTCAAACAGCTGACGGCAAAGATTCCGTCGTACATCGACTTCGACAGCTTACCCATACCGTTCCGTGCCACGGCGGTAAATCTGCTCACCGGCGACTTGGACATAATCGGCACCGGCGACATTGCCGAAGCCATCCGCTCCAGCATGAGCATTCCGGCGGTGTTCCAGCCGTTTCCCGTAGACGGCAAACTGTACGTGGACGGCCTCGTACGGAACAACATGCCCATTCAGCCCGTCGCCGATCTGGGATACGACATTATCATCGCGATTGAACTGGGCGACGAACTGATCGACAATCCGTCCAAATTCGCGTCCACACCGCTGACGACCGTTTCTCAGGTAATGACGATTTTTATGTATTCGGGAAATAAGGAGCAGTACAAACTTGCCGACATCGTGCTGTATCCCGACGTTGCCGAATTTTCAACTTTCGATTATCCCAAATCGCGTCAAATCTACGAAAAGGCAATCAAAGATAAAGAACGGTTCAGGGAACCGCTGCGGGAACTCCGTAAAAAGATTTTTCCGGAACAATACGCGGCAGACGGCGCCGGCAAAACCGGCAGTTCCGATGACGGCGGTTCCAACGGTGCGCAGCTTAAAACGGCGGAGAGAACGTCCGCCGGCGGCGGTTCCTTTGCGTTCACGCCGATTCACAAAGGAGCCGTGGAGCCGGACAGAAACGGTGTCTACGACGATCTGCCGTATCTGATACCGGAAGTACTGGTTACCAGCGGTGCCGCCGTACAGGATATGGATTATATAGAAACGTATTTTGAAAAAATCAGGAATAAACCGCTTACGCCCGACGCGCTGAACGATTTCATTTCCGCAGTGTATCATACCGGAAACTATACGCTCGCCATTCCCCGGATCGACACGCGCTACGCGCAGACACGGCTTGAACTGCGGCTGCATCAGATAGAAAAGGAAAACTGGCTCATCATTCCCGGAGCGGCTTTCGAGGGCACCGTTTCGGATCAATCCGTCAGCAAACTGACTTTTTCACTCGATATCCAGTTCCGCGGGCTCACCGGCACGGGTTCCGTTCTTTCCGTAAAATCGACGATGATAAACAATCTCGGCGCGGCGCTGATGTACATGCAGCCGATCGGAGCGCATTCGTACGTGCAGCTGTCGGCGGACGTAATTGTCGAGCAGGAATTCGTTACGTCCGGCTTTCAGCGGCACGAGCTGCAGGGTAATCGTTTGTCCTACTCGTCGACCGGGCTGCTGTTCGGCGTTAAATTCGGCTCGTATCATCGAATGCAAATCGGCGGTTCCATCTACTGGATGGACACCGACGGCAATGCCACCGAAGAGTTGGAAATCCAACAGAATAAATACCGGCAAACGTCCGCATCGATCGCCGCGCCGCTCAACATCGGCTATACGTTCGACACGTTCGATTATCCGTCGTTTCCGACGCGCGGCTTTTACGTCAAATTCGACGATACGGGCGTTTTTCCGCTGCTGGCGACCGAGGCGCCCGTCGCGTTCAATCTGTGCCGCGTGGACTTTACCGCGGCGGTGCCGCTTGCCCGAAACTTCAGCATCATTTTCAACGTATTCGCCGGGTCAGACATTTCCATGCAGCTCGCCAAGATTCCGTCTTTTATTCCCCTGTTCGGCTACACGCTGGGCGACCGGACGTATTTTCCGCAGATGGCCGGAAAACAGCAATACGGAACGCATAAAGCGGCGGCTCAGATCGTATTCCAATTTCAGCCGTGGCAGAATCTGACTATCATGGGCGGACAGATGTTTTTTTCGGTTTCCGGGTCGATCGGAGAAGTCGCGATGGAATACACGGATTTTACCGTCAAAGACATCAAATGGAACGCGTCGTTCAATACCGGAATACGGATAAGCAAGACGTTCAGCGTGATGTTCCGATTGGGCGCCGGTACCACGAAAAACACGATCATACCGTTTATATCGGTGGATTTCGGCACGATACGGTATTGAGGCGGATCGAAAACCGCCTTACGTTACAGGAGTATGCATGAATTGTATTGAATTCAATGATATCAGGTTCGCCTATCCGCCGGTTCCGGACGATACGGACGAAAACGGAAACCAACTCGTTCCCGCGCCGGTGTTCGATCATTTTACCGCCGCACTGCCGGAAGGATTCGTCAGTCTCGTGGGACCGAACGCAGCGGGCAAATCCACGTTTATGCTGCTCGCCGCGGGGCGGATGCTGCCGCAGCAGGGAACGGTTTCCTTATTCGGAAAAAACACCGCACGGCTTTCCGAAGCCGAGCGGGATGCACTCGCTTCGTTCATATATCAGAATATGGAATTTGAAACGGACGATACGGCGGGAAATCTGCTTGCATACGTTTTCACGCACGGTCTTTTCGGCGGCTCGGCGGCAGCAGTCGGCAACGGTAAAATCGCCGGTGCATCGGACGAGACCGCACCGGATATTAGCGCGAACGGCGGCGATTCACTGCTTGAACAAATCGTCTCAGTGCTGGAACTCGGTTCCGTGCTGCACCGCAAACTGACGGGCCTTTCAAAAGGTGAAATGCAGCGGGTGATTATCGCGTTTGCCCTTTTATACGGCAGCAAAAGCATTTTTATGGACGAACCGCTGTTCGCTCTGGAAGACCGCCAGAAGCGGACGGCGCTCGCATATCTCAAAAAATACGCGGCAACGTTCGGCGTAACCGTGTACATCTCCATGCACGTACTGGAGCTCAGCCGTGCGTACGCCGACAGCGTGCTGCTGTTTTATCCGAACAGGGACATGGATTTCGGCACGCCGGAAGAAGTGTTGACCCCCGAGGCGCTCGAAAAAGCATACGGCGTACCGGCCGCGATGCTCAAAGATTCGGAAGCGCTCACCCGTAAAACGCTGAAAGAACAAGCGGAAGCAATTTCCCGTCTGCCGCACGAACACTGAAACTTGGCGGGACCGAACCGCAATCGCTCTATACGGCAGGTTCCGAACGCGCCACGTGCAGTACTCCGCCGGGAAGTACGTTCGGAGCCCGAATCGATTCGGCGGGAGCGGGTTCTACGGTTCCGGTTATCCGGAGGCGGCTTCCCTGCTTGTCACGCAGTTCCCGCAGTACGTTCTCGGCGGCGTCAAGCGTATACGCCGTTCCGTCGTCGGTAACGAATCCCGCGAACGTATGCGGTTCGCTTCCGTAAACACGAACGAATCCTTCAATTTCCACAGTCTGCGTTTTCAGGGACTCGACTTTTTTTCCGCCGGAAAAGCCCGTAACGGGAAACAGACAGCAGCACACCGCGCAGGCGATCACCGCGCGGCGTGCGATACGGACAACGTTCATACCCCCCCCCTACGCACGCGGACGAACCATCACGTAGATTTTTTCAGCCGAAGAAATCGGCTGTGAAAACTTCAGCTCAATCGTACCGGCCGATGTCGTATGACCGACTGCGTGCAGCGTCAAGCCGTACGGACGCAGCGTGATCCGCCCCTCAGAACCGACTTTAAACATAGCAGGTCCGATGTAAACCGTACCGGAAGAACTGTCCGACCACCGCAATCCCAGCAAATCGATAGCCGTCATCGGATACGTATACCCGCTGAACGCCGACGCGGCGGAAACGGACTTGTTGAACGACGGATAACCGGCCGGCGGATCCGTGAACACAAGCGCACGGGCAAATTTCGTAAATACCGAATTGAAGCTTTCGGCAAAACCGGCACTTTGAAGCGCTTCGGTAACGGAGGCTTGGTCAACGGAAGCGTTTTGCGCAATCGCCTTCACCAAATCGGGACCGCCGTAATTGCGGGCGAGATACGCACCGAACGCAAACGCGTTCGCGTACGACTGCAGCACGTTATTGCCGGACAACCAGTCGGTAATGCCTGAAAGCGGATAGGCCGCGCAAAACTGTGCCAAGCGGGATTTCGGTGATTTTTCGTCGCCGATGCCCAAATGGGACTGCATCATGTCTTCACACAGCATGGAAAGCATTTCGTTATACCAGGTTTCGGATATCGCACCGCTGCCGGCACCGGTCGCTTCCGGCGTCAGTGCCTTTACGCCGAAATGGATCATATGCTGGAACTCGTGCGCAAGCGTGGAATATATCATATCGGGTTGCTCGTTTGCAAAATACGAGTCGACGTAAAAATATTTGCCTTCGTTCGACTGTGCCACCGGCGCGTCGGCGGAGAATCCCCGCACGTAATAATCTTTCGCCCAAAAATAACCGAACGTACCGCTCATCTGTCCGGCCTTATAATCACCTTCAATATCGTATAAAACGATATTCACCTTGGAACCCGTATCGCTGACTTCCGTCATGACGGCGGGAGTCGGATTTTGACTCGTTCCGGCAACCATATGCTCGGCTTCATTGCCGAACACGTTCCGAATCAGCGGATACATGGCGTCGAACTTGCCTTGTACGGCCGTCGCCGTCGCCGAAGAAACGCGCGCATCGGATGCAGACACCGCGTAATAACCGTCCACGATCCATACGTAACAATGCGTACCGGCAGCCCGCAACGTCGCCCGCTTTTGCAGCAGATACGACGTGCCGCTTTGTACGCTGCCGGCAGTTCCCGCCGCGACGTCTACCCACACGTCTTTCTTCGTAACGTCGACGTTCGGCGTAATCTGCGTTACGGCGCGCTGCGGTTCACTTACCGCGAAACGGGCCGAACCGTTCAAATCGAGCTGCGGAACGAACTGCTGCGCAGGTTCAAAATCACGCCGGATGAATTCCGCAGACGAACCTTCAAATTCGGAAAAATCCGGCGTTCCGGAAATCGAACCGATTACGTCCGCACTGCGACTTACCGCAGATGAAAGGTATCGGGTTTTCAGACCGTCGACGACGGCGGAGGACGGATTCATCCGGGCAAAAAAGATGTCAACCGGTGTGCTCGCTGAAAACGAAACCGTTTCCACATTCTGCGGAAGTTCGTACACCGGATCCGATGCCGAATAATTCCATGTAACCGAATCCG
This sequence is a window from Treponema brennaborense DSM 12168. Protein-coding genes within it:
- a CDS encoding patatin-like phospholipase family protein, giving the protein MKITDMLYKRALTLLFITCALARTIPAQTAAEIEPTGRPSVALVLAGGGAKGFAHIPVLELLEELDIPIDMVIGNSAGAIIGGLYCAGYSPAEIANELLDLNWAQLFQDEPVSPFESLLGNRSTFASPVSVRLGKNFSFDMGAGLSTGQNAYMRFKQLTAKIPSYIDFDSLPIPFRATAVNLLTGDLDIIGTGDIAEAIRSSMSIPAVFQPFPVDGKLYVDGLVRNNMPIQPVADLGYDIIIAIELGDELIDNPSKFASTPLTTVSQVMTIFMYSGNKEQYKLADIVLYPDVAEFSTFDYPKSRQIYEKAIKDKERFREPLRELRKKIFPEQYAADGAGKTGSSDDGGSNGAQLKTAERTSAGGGSFAFTPIHKGAVEPDRNGVYDDLPYLIPEVLVTSGAAVQDMDYIETYFEKIRNKPLTPDALNDFISAVYHTGNYTLAIPRIDTRYAQTRLELRLHQIEKENWLIIPGAAFEGTVSDQSVSKLTFSLDIQFRGLTGTGSVLSVKSTMINNLGAALMYMQPIGAHSYVQLSADVIVEQEFVTSGFQRHELQGNRLSYSSTGLLFGVKFGSYHRMQIGGSIYWMDTDGNATEELEIQQNKYRQTSASIAAPLNIGYTFDTFDYPSFPTRGFYVKFDDTGVFPLLATEAPVAFNLCRVDFTAAVPLARNFSIIFNVFAGSDISMQLAKIPSFIPLFGYTLGDRTYFPQMAGKQQYGTHKAAAQIVFQFQPWQNLTIMGGQMFFSVSGSIGEVAMEYTDFTVKDIKWNASFNTGIRISKTFSVMFRLGAGTTKNTIIPFISVDFGTIRY
- a CDS encoding ABC transporter ATP-binding protein, coding for MNCIEFNDIRFAYPPVPDDTDENGNQLVPAPVFDHFTAALPEGFVSLVGPNAAGKSTFMLLAAGRMLPQQGTVSLFGKNTARLSEAERDALASFIYQNMEFETDDTAGNLLAYVFTHGLFGGSAAAVGNGKIAGASDETAPDISANGGDSLLEQIVSVLELGSVLHRKLTGLSKGEMQRVIIAFALLYGSKSIFMDEPLFALEDRQKRTALAYLKKYAATFGVTVYISMHVLELSRAYADSVLLFYPNRDMDFGTPEEVLTPEALEKAYGVPAAMLKDSEALTRKTLKEQAEAISRLPHEH
- a CDS encoding peptidase M30 codes for the protein MIMFCRKQAAAAFFAVCAVISLCSCPLDKAESAPWSADSVTWNYSASDPVYELPQNVETVSFSASTPVDIFFARMNPSSAVVDGLKTRYLSSAVSRSADVIGSISGTPDFSEFEGSSAEFIRRDFEPAQQFVPQLDLNGSARFAVSEPQRAVTQITPNVDVTKKDVWVDVAAGTAGSVQSGTSYLLQKRATLRAAGTHCYVWIVDGYYAVSASDARVSSATATAVQGKFDAMYPLIRNVFGNEAEHMVAGTSQNPTPAVMTEVSDTGSKVNIVLYDIEGDYKAGQMSGTFGYFWAKDYYVRGFSADAPVAQSNEGKYFYVDSYFANEQPDMIYSTLAHEFQHMIHFGVKALTPEATGAGSGAISETWYNEMLSMLCEDMMQSHLGIGDEKSPKSRLAQFCAAYPLSGITDWLSGNNVLQSYANAFAFGAYLARNYGGPDLVKAIAQNASVDQASVTEALQSAGFAESFNSVFTKFARALVFTDPPAGYPSFNKSVSAASAFSGYTYPMTAIDLLGLRWSDSSSGTVYIGPAMFKVGSEGRITLRPYGLTLHAVGHTTSAGTIELKFSQPISSAEKIYVMVRPRA